The Glaciimonas sp. PCH181 nucleotide sequence ATCAAACCATTTTCGAGCATGCGCCCGTTGGCTTGTGCATTTCCCGACATCGTGTCATGCAAGTCTGCAACCGCGAGTTAACCAAGATATTTGGCTATGAAGCGGGCGATTTGGATGGTCAGTCATTTCAGATTCTTTACCCAACAGCGGATGAATTCGAACGCACTGGCGCACGCATCGTGCCGATTATGAATGCCAAGGGTATTTATTCAGACGAACGCATCATGCGCCGGGCTAATGGTGACCTGTTCTGGTGCCATGTCATTGGTCACACTCTGGTTCCCACCGACATGCATGCCGCCGGGATCTGGACTTTTGAAGATTTAAGTGGAAAGCGCAAAGTCTCCGCCGAATTATCGCCACGCGAGCGTGAAATTGCCGCGCTGCTGGTGGAAGGAAAAACCAGCAAATTAATCGGCAAGCAAATCGGCTTAAGTCCGCGTACAGTAGAAATGCATCGCGCCAACCTGATGAAAAAATTTACCGCGGCGACTTCCAGTGAACTGGTACACAGACTGCTTGGTGCAGTTAATCAATAAACTATGCGCGATGTGGATGGCTGGCTTAATCGAATGCCAGCCAGTCCAGGCAAGGACCTAGCCGACTAGCATGTGGCGAATCGGGTCTGGTAAGGGGATGGATTTTTCTTGCTTAAAATCAATCCATACCATTTTGGCCGAGCCTTCGGCAAAAATCACCTCGGGTACATCGACGCGACAAATTTCATAGGCGGTCTCAAAACTGGACCGCCCGACTGCGCCGGTATAACAACGAACCTCTATGTCGCCCGGATATTTCAGCTGCCGTAAAAAATTACATTGGGCGTTCACCATTACCGGTCCATCGAGTGGGCCGATTACATTTCCCATCTTTTCCATCCATTCGATACGTGCCTGCTCCATATATCTGAAATACACCGTATTATTCACATGCCCAAGTGCATCCATGTCGCCCCACCGAATAGCAATTCGGCTGCTATGGACCAATTTTTTACTTTCCATGATTTTTCTCAACAATACGTTGTAGGATTTGCGCAAACTATTCGAGCTACGTTGGCGAACTACTAAAGGCGCATAGCTTGCGAGTGATTATTTGCATTAGTTAAAAGGCACAACACGCTGGAACACTTTCCGTAGCATCTAGATAGCGTTTACTCACCGTGATTCATTGTTCACTGCGAGACGCTTTAGACTGATGTTGCGACGCAACACTCATTGTATAGAACACACGCCGCGTAAAGTATGCGCAAGGCAAACTCTAGTATTCTGCCGCAAAATCCCTGACAATTAGCGCAATCGTAAAAAAAGTAAATATAGGTAAAGAGACAATGACCGAAAACCAGACACAAAGCATCCTTGCGCAATACGGCCCAAGAGAGGCTATGGAATATGACGTAGTAGTAGTTGGAGGTGGTCCTGCGGGCTTGGCAGCGGCAATTCGCCTGAAACAGCTCGCGGCTGAAAAAGGTAGTGAGGTTTCGGTCTGCGTACTAGAAAAAGGCAGCGAAATCGGTGCGCATATCTTGTCCGGTGCAGTCATGGACCCGCAAGCGCTGACCGAATTATTTCCCAACTGGAAAGAACTGGGCGCCCCCTTAAACACCGAAGTCAGTGAAGACCGCTTCCTGTTTTTGACCGCTACCAAAGCTTTCAAGACCCCTAACTGGATGTTACCGGCCTGTTTTCAGAATCACGGAAATTACGTGATTTCATTAGCCAACGTTGTCCGTTGGCTGGGACAGCAAGCTGAAACCTTAGGCGTAGATATATTTCCGGGTTTTCCAGCCGCAGAAGTCCTCTACAACGAAAATGGCTCTGTTAAAGGCGTGGCAACCGGAAATATGGGGCTCGATCGCGAGGGCAAGCCCACCGATGCGTTTCAACTCGGGATGGAATTACATGCCAAATACACACTGTTCGCTGAAGGCGCACGCGGCAGTCTCGGCAAACAAATCATCGCTAAATATGACCTGAACAAGGGTAAAGACCCGCAAACTTATGGTCTTGGCATCAAAGAGCTATGGGAAATCGATCCAAAGCTGCATAAGCCCGGCCTGGTCGTACATACCGCTGGCTGGCCACTCGACACTAAAACCTACGGCGGGTCCTTCCTGTATCACCTGGAAAATAATCAGGTTGCGGTGGGTTACGTCGTTGGGCTGTCGTATGAAAATCCCTACATGTCGCCGTATGAAGAGTTTCAACGCTACAAAACGCATCCAGAAATCAGCAAGTTTTTCGTCGGTGGCAAACGCCTTTCCTACGGTGCACGCGCAATCACTGCCGGTGGCTTGCAATCCCTGCCTAAGCTGACATTCAACGGCGGCGCATTGATAGGCTGCGAAGCTGGCTTCTTAAATGCCAGCCGCATTAAAGGTAGCCATGCAGCGATCAAGACTGGCATGTTGGCAGCCGATGCCGCGTTCGAAGCGCTAGTCGGTGAACGCCAGCATGATGAGCTTACCGCCTACGCCAGCGCGTTCGAAAAGTCTTGGCTGCACGAAGAACTCCACAAGGCACGTAATTTCAAACCTTGGATGAGCAAAGGTTTGTATTTCGGTAGCTTAATGGTCGGGATAGACCAAATTGTGTTCGGCGGCAAAGCGCCCTGGACTTTGCATCATACCCATGCCGATCATGAGTGTTTGAAGCCAGCGGCAAACTATGCGCCAATCAAATATCCTAAACCGGATGGAAAATTGACGTTTGACCGCTTGTCCTCGGTATTCATTTCGAACACCAATCATGCAGAAGAACAACCGATTCATTTGACGCTGAAAGATGCAAGCGTTCCGGTAAATATCAATTTAGCAAAGTACGCTGGACCAGAAGCGCGTTACTGTCCGGCGGGTGTATATGAATTTGTTACTGCCGCAGATAATACTGAACGGCTACAAATTAATTCGCAAAATTGTGTACATTGTAAAACCTGTGATATTAAAGACCCAACCCAGAATATTGTCTGGGTAACGCCAGAAGGTGGTGGTGGCCC carries:
- a CDS encoding thioesterase family protein; this translates as MESKKLVHSSRIAIRWGDMDALGHVNNTVYFRYMEQARIEWMEKMGNVIGPLDGPVMVNAQCNFLRQLKYPGDIEVRCYTGAVGRSSFETAYEICRVDVPEVIFAEGSAKMVWIDFKQEKSIPLPDPIRHMLVG
- a CDS encoding LuxR C-terminal-related transcriptional regulator, yielding MNDSPAIDYQTIFEHAPVGLCISRHRVMQVCNRELTKIFGYEAGDLDGQSFQILYPTADEFERTGARIVPIMNAKGIYSDERIMRRANGDLFWCHVIGHTLVPTDMHAAGIWTFEDLSGKRKVSAELSPREREIAALLVEGKTSKLIGKQIGLSPRTVEMHRANLMKKFTAATSSELVHRLLGAVNQ
- a CDS encoding electron transfer flavoprotein-ubiquinone oxidoreductase encodes the protein MTENQTQSILAQYGPREAMEYDVVVVGGGPAGLAAAIRLKQLAAEKGSEVSVCVLEKGSEIGAHILSGAVMDPQALTELFPNWKELGAPLNTEVSEDRFLFLTATKAFKTPNWMLPACFQNHGNYVISLANVVRWLGQQAETLGVDIFPGFPAAEVLYNENGSVKGVATGNMGLDREGKPTDAFQLGMELHAKYTLFAEGARGSLGKQIIAKYDLNKGKDPQTYGLGIKELWEIDPKLHKPGLVVHTAGWPLDTKTYGGSFLYHLENNQVAVGYVVGLSYENPYMSPYEEFQRYKTHPEISKFFVGGKRLSYGARAITAGGLQSLPKLTFNGGALIGCEAGFLNASRIKGSHAAIKTGMLAADAAFEALVGERQHDELTAYASAFEKSWLHEELHKARNFKPWMSKGLYFGSLMVGIDQIVFGGKAPWTLHHTHADHECLKPAANYAPIKYPKPDGKLTFDRLSSVFISNTNHAEEQPIHLTLKDASVPVNINLAKYAGPEARYCPAGVYEFVTAADNTERLQINSQNCVHCKTCDIKDPTQNIVWVTPEGGGGPNYANM